The window CGGTCTGATCGGCGCCGCCGAACTGGAGGTCGTCTGCACGGCGGCCGTGTTCGACGGGGCCTTCGCGATGGCGCTCAGCCCGCCCGGCGGCTGGGAGTTGACCGAACGGCAGCCCACCCTCCTCGCCCGGCCCGGCGTCGAGCCGCGTCGGCTGGCGGAGGAGACCACCCGCCGCATGGCGCTGCTGACGCGTATCTGGGGCCCCGCGAGCGAACTGGCGCGTGCCCGGCCCGAGCCGGTCACCGGCCACGGCTTCGCGGAACACGACGGCCGGCTGACCCGGCGCCATCGCGACCTCGTCGAGAGCGCGAACGGCCGCCGCACTCCGCGCGACATCGCCTTCGCCCGGGGGCGCGGCCTCTACGCGGTCATGCTGGACCTCGTCCGGCTGGAATCGCTGCAGGCGGTCCGCTGGCAGCACAGGGCCGAGCCCGACGGCCGGCCCAGCACGGCGCCCCGGATCCCGCAGGGGCCGCCGCCGTCCGAGGAGCCGTCACCGAGAGCCGGCCCCCTGCCCAGACGCAGGCCCGGCGGAGGCTCTCCGATCGGAGACCTCGGAGCGAAGGACGGGTAGTGAGCCCCGACAAAGACCCGGCCCGTAAGCGCCGCATACGCAGCAAGGCCGCCCGCCTCCGACGGCGTTCGGCCCCCGGAGCGGCCGCGGACGACCGCCCGGCACCACCTGCCGGAGCCCGGCCGGCCACCGTACCCGTCCCCACGACCGACGGGCGACCGCCGGCCGCCGAACCGGGTGGCGCGACGGCCGGACAGCCGCCCGACGTGTCCGTCCCCGCGACCGCGGAAACCGGCGCCGGTGGCGGTGCCACGGCCCCGGCGACAGGCGCCGGTGGATCCGCCACGGCCGCGCGGACCGGCGCCGGTGGCGGTGCGGCGCAATCGCCCCCGTCACCCGTGCGGGGCGCTGCCGCGGGACTGCCCCCGTTACCCGTGCGGGGCGCCGTGCCGGGCCCCGTGACCGCCGGGGAGGGGGCGTCGGACGCCCCGGCCGTGCCGCCGCCCTTCCTGCCCCTGCCCCTGCTGTCGGCCGAGGAACTGCTCGCCGACCGGCCCTCCCTCGACATGCTGCGG is drawn from Streptomyces bottropensis ATCC 25435 and contains these coding sequences:
- a CDS encoding DUF4388 domain-containing protein codes for the protein MKTPSARNVPALLQALHQEGHTGTVQVSGSPGGTIHLRDGLIGAIETPGAPTATSALLSSGRIDDDAWLAACAAEPDADRLDAHLAAAGLIGAAELEVVCTAAVFDGAFAMALSPPGGWELTERQPTLLARPGVEPRRLAEETTRRMALLTRIWGPASELARARPEPVTGHGFAEHDGRLTRRHRDLVESANGRRTPRDIAFARGRGLYAVMLDLVRLESLQAVRWQHRAEPDGRPSTAPRIPQGPPPSEEPSPRAGPLPRRRPGGGSPIGDLGAKDG